The Micropterus dolomieu isolate WLL.071019.BEF.003 ecotype Adirondacks linkage group LG23, ASM2129224v1, whole genome shotgun sequence DNA window GGACCTGTCAGCCCCAAGAGAGTTGATAGGTAGGTAGGTGCATTTATTgtaacaatataacaggttatatagtgaaattgagttcTGTAACTTCTTTCTGCTACATagcaaacattttacattaatacataagcaattataaaaatggtaaacagaaattaacaatattcactggagcagtgctgaggatgaatttgagtttaaagtctgatagcttggagaaaaagctgctctgcagtctggtggtgtggcagcagaaacttctatatctcttcccagaaggcagcagggtgaacaggctgtggctgggtgggtactgtcctttagtatcctttgggctctgcaggcacctcacttcaccaatatcactgatgctcaggagatgggtaccgacgatcttctgagcagttttagtCACCCTCTGCAGATCCCTGTGGTCCTGGgtcgtgcacatcccatgccactttgtgatgtttccagtcaggatgctttctattgctctgttctgtttgtgaggaagtccaatatccagttgcagagtgttgtatttaaacccagagtgctgagtttgctgatcagtttcatgggggagcattctgatgtaggtgttgtttttctcaaggtgtgtgagggctgagtggagggcagtggagacgGCATCCTCTTTGGATCTGTTGGTTccgaaagcaaactggtgaatgtgcaggctggctgggatgtcgTTTTCTTGTTTGATGATGCACTTACTCCCGCGGGCATACTGAGTCTGGGTTTGCTCATCCTATCTATAAACATGAGCCTTCATAGACTTGCTTTGCTAAATACTCAATCTCAATGATGCCATGGATGCTCATGTTGCACGCAGTTCAGATCTACTTATTTGCTGTATGCTTACAGTTCATATAGATGGCAAGCTTTTATGAGCTGTTCTGTAAACCTTTAAAACCGGATGTCCTGCAGTACAGAGGATATTCAGAGTTTCTTCTGTTTTAGTTTCTTGTATATGCATATTGTGtaactgaggaaaaaaaacactattaaaCAGTCCCCAACATTGAACTCAGTTTAGCTAAACTCAGCCATCTTTTAAGTCCAGCAGTTGGATCCAGAGAAAATGACCATGCAAAATTGAGGTATTTAGGCCAACAGAAATAACCTTTGGGCAAATTTGAGCCCCCAGTTGCCCTGGCTCTCTTAGCATTGTGTAAGTATGCTGTTGCCTATCACATACAGAGCACACCGCGAGCATCAAATAAACCATTGCACCTCAAAAATTGTGCTGCAGGattgcagtttgttttttgccattttagtAAACATACATTTCTTTAGGCATATGTAAAATGTAAGCACAGAAATGATAAAGGTATGCCTGACACAGGGCCCCTTGTGAGGACACTATTCTATTTAAGATGAGTAAAAATGTATGCTTTATGCCCTCATCATTTCAGGTTATTGTGTACTGTTGTGCTTTTTACTACTAACACATTTGCAGGTAATCAGTTAATCCAATGACTTGAAAACTAGTTGTCAAACAGTGTGTGGGGCTCCGGAGCAGTTTTCCACTTTGTCCAGCTGGTAATCCAGCCTTACTTGTTAACTTTGCTTATCATGATTTAAGATGTGTTTTGCTAAAATtgctgctgcttttaataccagtTCACTCACACAGCGTTATCTTCCCAAATATACTTAAATCTGCTAAATAGCAGAGTAAAAACTAATCAATTCGTAGTATTTAATGCAATTTTCCATTAATTGTACCTAATAACAATGTTTTCCATTTCTGTATCCCAGGGCCTGATGGTCATGTGTCAAAGTACAGCCTCAGCTGGCTGGCTGAGAACAGCTATGAAGGACAGAAGCAGAGATCCGTCCAGCCACACATCCTGTGGAATGCAGACATctataaaaatgcaaacatacCTTCTGCCAAATGGGACGCGTTTATGAGCTGTGATGATGAATTAAAGAAGTTTCTTCAAAACTATCTTCTGTATGGGATCGCTTTTGTAGATGATGTCCCCGCTACAGTTGAGGCCACAAAGGCAGTATCCCAGAGGGTCAGTCTAATCAGGTATTGGGTGGTTCTTTTTGGCCTATGCTACAGTGAAACTCTTTTCTCCTACAGACGACATGCAACTATTCTGCATTTGTGACTTGCATTCAATAGCAACATTCTCGAACAGTACAGAAGATGTTCGGCCCTGTCCACTAATCcctattttgtgtttgttgctgATCCACAAGGGAAACTACATATGGAAGAATGTGGTGTTTTACTTCAGATTTTTCAAGAGGAGACACTGCCTACAGCCAGCTGGCCCTGGACCGCCACACTGACACCTCATACTTTCAGGAACCATGTGGGTAGGTGCAGCAGAGATGGGTGTGGGATTTGAAAACAGCCCCAATAGTGTGAAAGGGAAAGGATTTCTTGTGTGTGAAGCATTGAAAAAGTAGCATTGAAACACTGTCTTCCCAGAAACAATGCTGCAGTTAATCTGAATTAGTCCGAAGACTTCAatgtcaacagttttcattatACTGAGGAGTTTTGATATATCTTAAACAAAACCcaagtaataaatataataataataataataataatctttatttgttaCAAGTTACACAgggctttaacaagtgtaaagacaataatacccaaaagacaataatacaaaaacaatacaagataaaagcaagaaaacattgaatatatatatatatatagtgattATATCACACCTACTGACTTGATAGCGCCGATTGTTGTTGCAGAATCCAGGTGTTCCACTGCCTCAAGCATGAGGGAACTGGGGGAAGGACACTACTTGTAGACGGGTTCTACGCTGCAGAGAAAGTACGACAGCAGTCTCCTAAAAACTTTGAGCTGCTTGTCCATGTGCCCATCAGGCACGAGTACATCGAAAACACAGACAACCACCGAAACCACATGACAGGAATCGGGCCTGTGCTCAATGTCTATCCTTGGAACAATGAAATGTACCTGATCCGGTATGTCAGCGCTTTAATCTGATGTAATTTACTCATATTTGTGCACTAGTGAATTATCAGAGACTGTATTCACAGTTTCTCttaaatttccatttttatacattttgcaCTTGTTTCATCCAGTGTATCATTTTATTGATTGTTATTTGTAACAATTGTACTTCACCATGacataatgtatttattctttatatTCTGTCATTTTGTACACTGTAAAGCTTTTTGAAGGAATATTCGGTAGTTTTGCGTGAaagatgaaatgttttaaacttCAGATCAAATCAACAACaagatttgttgcttttttccCCTAATAGATACAACAACTATGACCGATCAGTGATAAACACTGTCCCCCATGACGTTGTTCAGCAATGGTATGTGGCGCATCGAGAGTTGACAACAGAGCTAAGGCGACCAGAGAACGAACTGTGGGTGAAACTGAATCCAGGGAAAGTAAGACAGCTACATTTCTCAAATGTCAATTTCAATCAAgcaatttacagtttaaaattgaAAAGTAAACAGGAATATACAAATGTAAGTGTAATTCAGTGTAATCTAAAGATTGTACCCTATCTTATCTTCATGAGGTGATTTTCATAGACAACTGGCGTGTCATGCATGGGAGGGAGTCTTTCACGGGCCTGAGGCAGCTCTGTGGATGCTATCTGACCAGAGACGATGTCCTCAGCACTGCACGCTGCTTCGGTCTGCAGGCCTGATCCTTACACGAAGCTCCCTTCATGGCGTTGAATTAAATTTGCACTGAAAGTCTTCTTTCTTCTCACACCCGGTGCCTGTTGTACTTTATTCATCCttattcattattttgtaattgatgtttattgattgtttttgaATCGCAGCAATCCATCCAAaggttgagatatttcagtctggaccaaagcagTGGACCAACATGCCATCCAGAGGACCATGTTGCTAGGATGTCTACAAAGAACACTTTCTTCAGAGGTGACAAAGATGATTTTGTACACCTGAATAGATTTCAGACTTATACCTttttatcataaaaaaaaaaaacgttttcatCTTCATTTCTGAATTTTTCCACCTCCTAATTGTAAAACCATCCTAGGGCCCTGATTAGCCATTTTcataattacaaaaataacacGCCCTAAGTGGGTTAAGGCGGTTGACTTCACACTTCTTGGTAGGGTGATGGTGTGTCTGGTAATTGTGAGTTTCAGGCCAAACAAGTCCCTAACAAGCTCTGCTCATAGCTAAGGTGTAATCTGTGTAAGACTATTTATAATGAAGGTGGTGTAAGGATACTGCCTATTTGGCTCCATAAAGCTCCTCAAATCAAGGAAACATATTGAAGGTTATCTGTGCTGGCTTCACACCagccaaataataaaataaaataatactcataaaataataatttgtggaTACTAGCTTAGCTTTGGTAGAAGGGTACCCATGTTGTTTTGCAATACATGTATGTATTTGGTTGTGCCTAAGAAGAAGCTGTTTGatatttgcatttattaatGGGGAAGTAAATAATGTTTACTTTGCAGTGCACAATGTCCATAATTCATCTGCAGCTGTTAGTAAAGTGGGTGATCAAACCAATGACCCAGTGATTCCTTTcgtcagttttgttttttgttttttttcttttatcagtgGAATAAAATGGCTCAAGTTGTCACCACAGCCCTCCTAAGCATttctaaattataaaaacaaaaagaaaatctgtagAATAATATAAAGGCTAAACGTGTGCATGCGTCTGTTTTTGATGTATAAAAGTAGGGTCACTGTTAAGTTAAATATGATGTCAGGACACAAAGAGTTCAACTGGCCTCTCCCCCTGTGAGACAGACAGAACTTATGTGGAACAGATGTCTAATGTACAGTTAAATGGCTCCTGGCCGACTACAACTTATGGGGGAACCATCTACACGAGGCCACCAAATTCCAACCTAAAGACAAGATAGTGCTGCTGGTGAAAATGGATTCATGGGAGTACTCAGTGCTCCATAGGGCAGCCTCTGTCTTATTTCATGCCTTAAATATGATTTGATATTATCTGACCCCTCAAAATACTAAAGAAAGAAAGCCACTAAAACCCAAACAACACATCTTCAGATGTCAGAGACTCTAACCTGATAGAAGGCTTTGGTTACGGTGTTAGGCTCCAATGGAAGTTTGCTGCCACCTAGATGAAATTTGATAATGCCAATTATGGTCACACTGGAAGTCagaaaacacaatatttcatttaatcGAGATCTCTGAACCTTATTACATAAAACAGTCATACTTAATTCACAGCTGCTTGGCAGTTTGTATTACCAAAGATCACCTAAAGGTTGATCCAGGAGATTACATTTTCTAAAGCCGTTGTAATACTTCAGATGTTATCGTTTAAAAGACTAAATATGAATGTAAGCTTGTCTCATTGCgggttttcttgttttttaacaaGGTAATCATAAAAGACAATAAACATGGAATGAGCTTGTCTCACTCTGGTCTACACAACATGGTTTGAATGCCGTACTAACTATGAGacgttaaaacaaacaaaatcactaCAAACATTGTGTCTACATTCAAGCAAATTagtattaaaaaacacattaaaaaagctGTAAAAGAGTGAATTAATGGTAAGTATAGTACCTTTCTAGATTCAGAAAACCTGTAACAAAATGCAACATGAGCCCCATCATATTGATTACATTTGAGAATGACGTATGTTGGAGAC harbors:
- the tmlhe gene encoding trimethyllysine dioxygenase, mitochondrial isoform X2, with amino-acid sequence MLGTLNRILRPALKPAQYLIRACAARSATFQLLEDCLVLNYEGTPIHFNYVWLRDHCRSASSYNSKTNQRNLDPASIDLTIRPDNTSVEDGHLVLTWPDGHVSKYSLSWLAENSYEGQKQRSVQPHILWNADIYKNANIPSAKWDAFMSCDDELKKFLQNYLLYGIAFVDDVPATVEATKAVSQRVSLIRETTYGRMWCFTSDFSRGDTAYSQLALDRHTDTSYFQEPCGIQVFHCLKHEGTGGRTLLVDGFYAAEKVRQQSPKNFELLVHVPIRHEYIENTDNHRNHMTGIGPVLNVYPWNNEMYLIRYNNYDRSVINTVPHDVVQQWYVAHRELTTELRRPENELWVKLNPGKVIFIDNWRVMHGRESFTGLRQLCGCYLTRDDVLSTARCFGLQA
- the tmlhe gene encoding trimethyllysine dioxygenase, mitochondrial isoform X1, whose protein sequence is MLGTLNRILRPALKPAQYLIRACAARSATFQLLEDCLVLNYEGTPIHFNYVWLRDHCRSASSYNSKTNQRNLDPASIDLTIRPDNTSVEDGHLVLTWPDGHVSKYSLSWLAENSYEGQKQRSVQPHILWNADIYKNANIPSAKWDAFMSCDDELKKFLQNYLLYGIAFVDDVPATVEATKAVSQRVSLIRETTYGRMWCFTSDFSRGDTAYSQLALDRHTDTSYFQEPCGIQVFHCLKHEGTGGRTLLVDGFYAAEKVRQQSPKNFELLVHVPIRHEYIENTDNHRNHMTGIGPVLNVYPWNNEMYLIRYNNYDRSVINTVPHDVVQQWYVAHRELTTELRRPENELWVKLNPGKVIFIDNWRVMHGRESFTGLRQLCGCYLTRDDVLSTARCFAIHPKVEIFQSGPKQWTNMPSRGPCC